From the Clarias gariepinus isolate MV-2021 ecotype Netherlands chromosome 3, CGAR_prim_01v2, whole genome shotgun sequence genome, one window contains:
- the LOC128518855 gene encoding hemoglobin subunit beta-like — MVAWTDFERTTIQDIFSKIDYESAGLQALTRCLVVYPWTQRYFSKFGNLYNAAAIAGNPNVAAHGLTVMRGLEKAVKNLNNIKGTYAELSVLHSEQLHVDPDNFRLLADCITIVVASTLGAGFTAEVQAALQKFLAVVVSALGKQYH; from the exons ATGGTTGCGTGGACAGATTTCGAGCGCACTACCATCCAGGACATCTTTTCCAAGATCGATTACGAGTCTGCTGGTCTCCAGGCACTGACAAG ATGTCTGGTCGTGTACCCATGGACCCAGAGGTATTTCAGTAAATTTGGAAACCTGTATAACGCCGCTGCCATCGCAGGAAATCCCAATGTTGCTGCCCACGGCTTGACTGTAATGCGTGGTCTGGAGAAAGCTGTGAAGAACCTGAACAACATTAAGGGCACTTACGCTGAACTGAGTGTGCTGCACTCTGAACAACTGCATGTGGATCCCGATAACTTCAGG CTGCTGGCTGACTGCATCACCATTGTAGTTGCCTCGACCCTGGGTGCTGGCTTCACAGCTGAAGTGCAGGCAGCTCTGCAGAAGTTCCTGGCTGTTGTAGTCTCCGCACTCGGAAAACAGTACCATTAA